One genomic region from Armatimonadota bacterium encodes:
- a CDS encoding DUF58 domain-containing protein, with the protein MRLTVLGLLLMLPAVALQLAGAYVPAAGAVGWAWLGLIAMLAMLDALWARGACRVELERLVPERLSLGVETQVGIRVRNRTPRSWRLIVKDDPPELFRQIGRERTVRLAPFEQGEIRYPLLPTRRGDFTFGDVHLRGTGRLGLCAWHKTVPLAAPTRVYPNLVQVDRYEALARADRLQQAGFRPLRIQGQGAEFESLREYIPDDEYGSIDWKATARRNRPIVRLYDIERSQTLMLMLDAGRMMTAEVGGLTKLDHAVNAALMLAHVASHTGDCVGMLAFGRTPKAFVPAGRGAAQVGRIIDQLYAVQPALEEPDYDRAFAALAHRCRKRALVVLFSDLVDEDCSRSLIAHAGALRPRHLPLLVTLRDPDLEAVGRGIPGDVNAAYERAVAADVLARRDAALATLRARGALVVDAPAGNFTVATVNQYLQLKARGML; encoded by the coding sequence ATGCGACTCACCGTGCTCGGGCTGCTGCTGATGCTGCCCGCTGTGGCGCTGCAACTGGCCGGGGCTTACGTTCCGGCTGCCGGCGCTGTCGGTTGGGCGTGGCTCGGCCTGATCGCGATGCTGGCGATGCTGGACGCCCTCTGGGCACGGGGCGCATGCCGGGTCGAGCTGGAGCGTCTCGTCCCCGAGCGCCTGTCGTTAGGGGTGGAGACCCAGGTCGGAATTCGCGTGCGCAACAGGACCCCACGGTCATGGCGACTGATAGTCAAGGACGACCCGCCGGAGCTCTTCCGGCAGATCGGCCGTGAGCGCACAGTCCGGCTAGCACCCTTTGAGCAGGGCGAAATCCGGTATCCGCTCCTGCCCACGCGCCGCGGTGACTTCACGTTTGGAGATGTCCACCTGCGCGGCACGGGCAGGTTGGGCCTCTGCGCCTGGCACAAGACCGTGCCCCTTGCGGCCCCAACCAGGGTCTATCCGAACCTGGTGCAGGTGGACCGCTATGAGGCCCTCGCACGCGCCGACCGTTTGCAGCAGGCTGGTTTCCGGCCCCTCCGCATTCAGGGGCAAGGCGCCGAGTTCGAGAGCCTCCGGGAGTACATCCCGGATGACGAATACGGGAGCATCGACTGGAAGGCCACGGCGCGACGGAACCGTCCCATCGTGCGCCTTTATGACATAGAGCGCAGCCAGACGCTCATGCTCATGCTGGACGCCGGGCGCATGATGACGGCGGAAGTCGGGGGGCTTACGAAGCTCGACCACGCCGTGAACGCGGCGCTGATGCTCGCCCATGTGGCCTCACACACGGGTGATTGTGTGGGGATGCTGGCCTTCGGGCGCACCCCGAAAGCCTTCGTGCCCGCGGGTCGCGGCGCGGCGCAGGTCGGGCGGATAATCGATCAGTTGTACGCCGTCCAGCCCGCTCTCGAGGAGCCGGACTACGACCGGGCTTTCGCGGCGCTGGCCCACCGCTGCCGTAAACGCGCGCTGGTGGTGCTGTTCTCGGACCTCGTGGACGAGGACTGCTCGCGTTCACTGATAGCGCATGCTGGCGCGCTTCGCCCGCGCCACTTGCCGCTGCTAGTGACACTGCGCGATCCCGATCTGGAGGCAGTAGGGCGAGGCATCCCGGGCGATGTGAACGCCGCGTATGAGCGGGCTGTCGCAGCGGATGTGCTCGCCCGGCGAGATGCAGCGTTGGCAACGCTCCGGGCGCGCGGGGCACTGGTAGTAGATGCGCCGGCGGGGAACTTTACGGTCGCGACGGTGAACCAGTACCTGCAGCTCAAGGCGCGGGGGATGTTATAG
- a CDS encoding DUF4129 domain-containing protein, translating into MTEVPANAMSLTRPPILVLLICALCVAAGSRPAAEWLHREIEAILAQPEYRRGVPLIQKLLEWIDELLRSWWGDEVFALKEAWPGLYWGIVALLIVALALLLAHILITIRNAFREGVVTRAPAPRGRSADPAQLREQARRLASAGRLHEAVHLLFEAVVRQLDRAGALRYDPASTNWEYVAALGDHPTIRSELQELARELDVVWYGGVPLDGDRFEECAAKLDRVWELAVELG; encoded by the coding sequence ATGACCGAGGTCCCGGCCAACGCCATGTCTCTGACACGCCCTCCCATCCTGGTGCTTCTCATCTGCGCCCTGTGCGTAGCGGCTGGTTCCCGCCCGGCGGCTGAATGGCTGCACCGGGAGATCGAGGCGATCCTGGCGCAGCCCGAATACCGGCGGGGCGTGCCGCTGATCCAGAAGCTGCTGGAATGGATCGATGAGCTCCTGCGGAGCTGGTGGGGAGACGAGGTCTTCGCGCTGAAGGAGGCCTGGCCGGGGCTTTACTGGGGGATTGTGGCTCTATTGATCGTCGCCTTGGCCCTGCTGCTGGCGCACATCCTGATCACCATCCGCAATGCCTTTCGCGAAGGCGTTGTAACCCGCGCTCCAGCGCCAAGAGGTCGTTCCGCAGATCCGGCACAGCTCAGGGAACAGGCCCGGAGACTCGCGAGCGCCGGCAGGCTGCACGAGGCGGTCCATCTGCTGTTCGAAGCGGTTGTGCGGCAACTGGACCGGGCCGGGGCATTGCGATACGACCCGGCCAGCACGAACTGGGAGTACGTGGCGGCTCTCGGGGACCATCCTACGATCCGGAGCGAACTTCAGGAGCTTGCCCGCGAACTCGATGTTGTCTGGTATGGCGGCGTGCCGCTGGATGGTGACCGCTTTGAGGAGTGCGCTGCGAAGCTGGACCGGGTCTGGGAATTGGCGGTGGAGCTCGGATGA
- a CDS encoding DUF4350 domain-containing protein, which translates to MNRFTVLVVVVVAVLCFSLTATYMSSRTPRQDLNADHASHRTNEWGVKALRELLGRAGLKTSDWSKPFGELGNERGVLWVFDPQEEINRDEIRGMLAWVARGNRAIIAPDPADSVRGATLPNAGPDRSLLAALGWSAAQSGAPIPERVHVQPTDPFCRDVDQLHLPRGWRLQDDSLRPAQGGTQQRLEEVPSLWRLVGKPGSPVLAVGSIGQGELVVLCDADMLANASIGEADNVVLAANLSFGGPGDRVFFDEGHRERAPAAASKKLDRSAPDRAVWTLILILAAFIAGRVIRFGGIVPSPLPPRRSAVEYVRAFATVYQRAGRPRAALEMAFSHFQSRLAIACAVSPTLEPDALVRAVARRRPAIDPDELETLLRECRAALEPGSHLHDADLLRLVRQISRFEQELTPHDL; encoded by the coding sequence ATGAACCGCTTCACCGTTCTCGTCGTTGTTGTTGTCGCCGTGCTTTGTTTTTCGCTCACGGCCACCTACATGTCATCCCGTACGCCCAGACAGGACCTGAACGCCGATCACGCCAGTCACCGCACCAATGAGTGGGGCGTCAAGGCCCTGCGGGAGCTTCTCGGGCGCGCGGGACTAAAGACATCCGACTGGAGCAAGCCCTTCGGCGAGCTTGGCAATGAGCGCGGCGTGCTCTGGGTGTTCGACCCCCAGGAGGAGATCAACAGGGACGAAATCCGGGGGATGCTGGCGTGGGTTGCGCGGGGGAACCGGGCCATCATCGCCCCCGATCCGGCGGACTCGGTCCGAGGGGCAACCCTCCCCAATGCGGGGCCGGACCGCTCCCTTCTGGCCGCTCTTGGCTGGAGTGCCGCACAGTCGGGTGCGCCCATTCCCGAGCGCGTCCATGTCCAGCCCACCGATCCTTTCTGCAGGGACGTGGACCAGCTTCACCTGCCGCGTGGCTGGCGATTGCAGGACGACTCTCTGCGGCCTGCGCAGGGCGGAACTCAGCAGCGGCTGGAGGAGGTCCCGAGCCTGTGGCGCCTGGTGGGCAAGCCGGGCAGCCCGGTCCTTGCGGTGGGATCGATCGGCCAGGGCGAACTTGTGGTCTTGTGTGACGCAGACATGCTCGCCAACGCTTCCATCGGAGAAGCGGACAATGTCGTGCTCGCGGCGAACCTCTCCTTCGGCGGACCCGGAGACCGGGTGTTCTTCGATGAGGGCCACCGGGAGCGCGCTCCCGCGGCGGCGAGCAAGAAGCTGGACAGGTCGGCCCCCGATCGGGCAGTCTGGACGCTGATCCTGATCTTGGCGGCTTTTATCGCAGGGCGGGTGATTCGGTTCGGCGGCATCGTTCCGTCGCCTCTGCCTCCCCGGCGTTCTGCGGTGGAGTATGTGCGCGCCTTCGCCACCGTCTACCAGCGCGCGGGGCGGCCCAGGGCCGCGCTGGAGATGGCATTCAGCCATTTTCAGTCGCGCCTGGCGATTGCGTGCGCCGTGTCGCCGACACTCGAACCCGATGCCCTGGTCCGGGCAGTTGCGCGCAGGCGCCCGGCGATCGACCCAGACGAGCTGGAGACGCTGCTGCGCGAATGCCGCGCAGCGCTGGAGCCCGGCAGTCACCTGCATGACGCGGACTTGCTGCGCCTGGTCCGCCAAATCTCCCGCTTCGAGCAGGAGCTTACGCCCCATGACCTTTGA
- a CDS encoding MoxR family ATPase encodes MTFESAAPRRAADLAGRIIESVRKAVIGNETVIQQLLVAILARGHVLLEGVPGTAKTLLVKTLAVSLGMEFKRAQMTPDLMPSDILGTSVFELATRTFHFQPGPVFTTVLLADEINRAPAKTQSALLEAMQERQVTVDGERRPLPADFTVFATQNPVEYEGTYPLPEAQLDRFMLKILVPYLEPQAEDELLARYNDGFDADRLDEAGVTVVTSADELGAVRREIQELTAEPELLHYVGEIVRATRIHPNLVLGCSPRAGVMLLQAAKSLAALRGRAFVTPDDVKDIALPVLRHRVILRPEAEIEGIGADDVIRNVLAAVEVPR; translated from the coding sequence ATGACCTTTGAGAGCGCTGCACCTCGACGGGCTGCCGACCTTGCCGGACGAATCATCGAGTCCGTACGCAAGGCGGTGATCGGCAATGAGACCGTGATTCAGCAGCTTCTTGTGGCGATTCTCGCTCGGGGACACGTGCTGCTGGAAGGCGTACCGGGCACCGCAAAAACGCTGCTGGTGAAGACGCTTGCAGTCAGCCTTGGGATGGAGTTCAAACGCGCGCAGATGACGCCGGATCTCATGCCCTCTGACATTCTGGGCACCAGCGTCTTCGAACTCGCAACCCGCACCTTTCACTTCCAGCCAGGGCCGGTGTTCACCACTGTTCTCCTGGCGGATGAGATCAACCGCGCGCCGGCGAAGACCCAGTCTGCGCTCCTCGAGGCCATGCAGGAGCGTCAGGTGACGGTGGATGGAGAGCGCCGCCCGCTTCCCGCAGACTTCACCGTTTTTGCCACTCAGAACCCGGTGGAGTACGAGGGTACATATCCACTGCCGGAGGCCCAACTGGATCGCTTCATGCTGAAGATACTGGTTCCGTACCTGGAGCCCCAGGCGGAGGATGAGCTCCTCGCCCGGTACAATGATGGCTTCGACGCCGACCGGCTGGACGAGGCCGGCGTTACGGTGGTGACCAGCGCAGATGAATTGGGGGCTGTGCGACGGGAGATTCAGGAGCTCACTGCCGAACCGGAGCTCCTGCATTACGTGGGGGAGATCGTTCGGGCTACACGTATTCACCCGAACCTGGTGCTGGGGTGCAGCCCGCGGGCAGGGGTGATGCTCCTGCAAGCGGCCAAGTCTCTAGCAGCCCTGCGCGGACGGGCTTTTGTGACCCCCGATGATGTGAAGGACATTGCCCTGCCGGTCCTGCGCCACCGGGTCATCCTGCGGCCGGAGGCGGAAATTGAGGGCATCGGGGCGGACGACGTGATCCGCAACGTGCTGGCCGCAGTTGAGGTGCCGAGATAG